In one Watersipora subatra chromosome 6, tzWatSuba1.1, whole genome shotgun sequence genomic region, the following are encoded:
- the LOC137398376 gene encoding protein FAM200C-like, translating to MNKSGLTSCRRLGRRDSHPEGIPSGGFLNIQGEQRGVSYKVAYEIANQKNPHTIGEDLIKTSTLMLAELILGKEAGKEMAAVSLSNNTVQRKISNMANDIKDQVVQQIKLSLFGLFAIHELDESTDIASCSQLIVYARYVHNEEIKRNFCFVYSWNPQPKLKTLLVLSPTFVVVSNVFSCFQIGHQLY from the exons ATGAACAAATCAGGACTCACTTCTTGTCGGAGACTAGGCCGCAGAGATTCCCATCCAGAGGGAATTCCTTCTGGGGGATTTTTAAACATACAGGGAGAACAGAGAGGT GTCTCGTACAAGGTAGCATATGAAATTGCTAATCAGAAAAATCCACATACTATCGGAGAAGATTTAATAAAGACAAGTACACTGATGTTGGCAGAACTTATATTGGGAAAGGAGGCTGGGAAGGAGATGGCTGCAGTGTCTTTGTCTAATAACACAGTGCAGAGAAAGATTAGCAACATGGCCAATGACATTAAAGATCAGGTTGTCCAACAGATAAAGTTATCTCTATTTGGACTTTTTGCTATTCATGAGCTGGATGAGTCAACTGATATAGCTTCTTGCTCGCAGCTAATAGTGTATGCTCGCTATGTACACAATGAAGAAATAAAGAGgaatttttgttttgtgtaCTCCTGGAATCCACAACCAAAGCTAAAGACACTTTTGGTGTTGTCTCCAACTTTTGTCGTTGTCTCCAATGTTTTCAGCTGTTTCCAGATCGGGCACCAGCTATACTAG